One genomic window of Psychrobacillus sp. INOP01 includes the following:
- a CDS encoding spore germination protein, with product MGFFYEKNKNQLESTTPSTSQAKESFEKQTLQTNLQDNIKIVKDTLGESTDIVIREFQIGKEGVLKAGIMYTDGLSDAPAIQNFIMESLMLDIKDTDVENELSLSPNLMKTLKDFAMTVGEIKDFTDIDELFLSLLSGDVILLIDGYSEGLIIGNKRWAERGVTESTTQTVIRGPREAFSENIRINTALVRRKIKDPQLWVESRIIGKRTKTNVAVMYIKGIAKDDIVEEVRLRLNRIDIDGILESGNIEELIQDSQKSPFPTVYHSERPDVVAAAILEGRIAILIDGTPFVLTVPALFVQFFQSSEDYYQRSDITSLVRVLRFFSFVIALLAPALFIAATTFHHEMIPTALLINLAAQREGVPFPAFIEAVIMEITFEVLREAGLRMPRAIGSAMSIVGAFVIGTAAVEAGMISAAMVIIVSITAIASFVSPTYDIAMSVRILRFVFMGLAASFGLFGVIVGLIALILHLCSLRSFGIPYMYPIAPFNISDQKDTFITVPIWQMFTRPRLISQQNIKRQQNPTAAKPGPEKDQ from the coding sequence ATGGGATTTTTTTATGAAAAAAATAAAAATCAGTTAGAATCCACTACTCCTTCAACTAGCCAAGCGAAGGAATCATTTGAAAAACAAACATTACAAACTAACCTCCAAGATAATATAAAAATCGTTAAAGATACGCTCGGTGAAAGTACTGATATTGTAATTCGAGAGTTTCAAATTGGTAAAGAAGGAGTCCTAAAGGCAGGAATAATGTATACAGACGGTCTAAGCGATGCACCTGCTATACAGAACTTTATTATGGAGTCTTTAATGCTTGATATCAAAGATACTGATGTAGAAAACGAACTTAGTCTTAGTCCGAACCTTATGAAAACGTTAAAAGATTTTGCCATGACCGTGGGCGAAATCAAAGACTTTACCGATATCGATGAGTTATTTCTTTCCCTTTTATCAGGAGATGTCATTCTTTTGATTGATGGTTATTCGGAGGGACTAATCATTGGTAATAAACGTTGGGCTGAACGTGGAGTTACCGAAAGTACGACCCAAACAGTAATAAGAGGTCCAAGGGAAGCATTCTCAGAAAATATACGTATTAATACTGCCTTAGTGCGCAGAAAAATTAAAGATCCTCAGCTGTGGGTTGAAAGCAGAATAATAGGAAAGCGCACGAAAACTAATGTTGCAGTCATGTATATCAAAGGCATTGCAAAGGACGATATTGTGGAAGAAGTTCGGTTGCGTTTGAATCGCATTGATATTGATGGAATACTAGAAAGTGGCAATATTGAGGAATTGATTCAGGATTCACAAAAATCGCCTTTTCCAACAGTATATCATTCGGAACGTCCTGATGTAGTAGCTGCGGCCATCTTAGAAGGCAGAATAGCCATATTAATTGATGGTACACCTTTTGTGTTAACCGTTCCAGCATTATTTGTTCAATTTTTCCAATCTTCAGAAGACTATTATCAGCGTTCTGATATTACCAGTTTAGTTCGAGTCCTTCGATTTTTTTCATTTGTAATTGCATTACTTGCTCCAGCTCTGTTTATAGCGGCAACTACTTTTCATCATGAGATGATACCGACTGCACTTCTCATTAACTTGGCTGCCCAACGAGAGGGTGTCCCTTTCCCTGCATTTATAGAGGCAGTTATAATGGAAATCACCTTTGAAGTTTTACGTGAAGCAGGTTTAAGAATGCCAAGAGCTATAGGTTCAGCTATGTCAATTGTAGGGGCATTTGTTATTGGAACGGCTGCAGTGGAAGCAGGTATGATTTCTGCTGCGATGGTTATTATCGTCTCCATAACAGCTATTGCTAGTTTTGTTTCTCCTACTTACGACATAGCGATGTCTGTCAGAATCTTGCGATTTGTATTTATGGGACTTGCAGCTTCGTTTGGTTTGTTTGGGGTTATAGTTGGTTTAATTGCGCTTATTTTGCATTTATGCAGTTTACGCTCTTTTGGCATTCCATATATGTATCCAATTGCTCCGTTTAATATTTCAGATCAAAAGGATACATTTATTACAGTACCAATATGGCAAATGTTTACTCGTCCTCGTCTTATCAGTCAGCAAAATATAAAGAGACAGCAAAATCCAACTGCTGCAAAGCCGGGACCAGAAAAAGACCAATGA
- a CDS encoding YitT family protein, with protein sequence MEERSSHLVKNLIVIVGSFVIAFAFNAFLVPHEILSSGISGIAILLGLITPFDTGILNFVMNVPLLILGYYKLGKEITLNTLVCVLSLSIFLYVIPAESISDNILLSAIFGGAIGGLGIGLIMKYSGTSGGMDIIAIIISRSSNFSVGLLLTGMNSVIVLISGTVFNWEIALYTLLSIYLTGKAIDTVYTNHEKLTMQIITTAAEPIRQELLASIYRGVTVTEGYGGYTLEKKHILMMVVTRYEMLQIKQIIHKHDEKAFINIYETVEVVGEFAKN encoded by the coding sequence ATGGAAGAAAGGAGCAGTCATTTGGTAAAAAATCTAATTGTAATTGTTGGCTCCTTTGTAATTGCTTTTGCGTTTAATGCATTTTTAGTACCTCATGAAATTTTAAGCAGTGGAATTAGTGGTATAGCTATTTTGTTAGGACTTATTACTCCTTTTGATACAGGTATACTTAACTTTGTTATGAATGTACCTCTTTTAATATTAGGGTATTACAAGCTGGGGAAAGAAATTACGCTTAATACGCTTGTATGTGTTTTATCGTTATCCATATTTCTATATGTAATTCCAGCGGAGTCTATTTCAGATAATATATTGCTCTCAGCTATATTTGGCGGAGCTATTGGAGGTCTTGGAATAGGACTTATTATGAAATACTCTGGTACGTCTGGTGGGATGGATATAATAGCTATTATTATTTCTCGCTCGAGTAATTTTAGTGTAGGTCTATTACTTACAGGGATGAATAGTGTGATCGTGCTAATTTCTGGAACTGTATTTAACTGGGAAATAGCACTATATACCTTATTATCAATATATTTAACTGGAAAAGCTATTGATACAGTTTATACCAATCATGAAAAATTAACGATGCAAATAATAACGACGGCAGCTGAACCAATCCGCCAGGAATTATTAGCAAGCATTTATCGTGGGGTGACTGTTACAGAAGGATATGGTGGATACACGCTTGAAAAAAAACATATATTAATGATGGTCGTTACTCGATATGAGATGTTGCAAATAAAGCAAATTATTCATAAGCATGATGAGAAAGCATTTATCAATATATATGAGACGGTTGAAGTCGTTGGTGAATTCGCTAAAAATTAA
- a CDS encoding DUF4097 family beta strand repeat-containing protein translates to MSIKKVGIIAIIVIILGAALNVGMSIAGGFVKNTEVIEIVEEFTSVDITGDNTAIEVVRTSSSNGKVEFISKKSSRSKMQAYVKGDTLYVDMKKKLFNGFNIGFNASGNKIVVTVPDEKYEELTTQTDNGQIIASDLQFESVNIKSDNGKIVLEDLESKKVNVKTNNGKMDFHNVTGDIEAKSDNGQISMVTDNLDRSISLETDNGLISIRSTNEPKNATIHADVDNGRIDIFGSSNEETIFGNGKNMISIKTDNGVISVKKGN, encoded by the coding sequence GTGAGTATAAAAAAGGTTGGTATCATCGCGATTATTGTAATAATTTTAGGAGCAGCTTTAAATGTTGGGATGAGTATAGCTGGTGGATTTGTCAAAAATACAGAAGTAATTGAGATAGTGGAAGAGTTTACGAGTGTAGATATTACAGGGGATAACACAGCTATTGAAGTTGTTCGAACATCTAGTTCTAATGGGAAAGTTGAATTTATAAGCAAAAAAAGCTCACGTAGTAAAATGCAAGCATATGTTAAAGGCGATACTTTATATGTGGATATGAAAAAGAAGCTTTTTAACGGATTCAACATTGGATTCAATGCTTCAGGTAACAAAATTGTCGTAACTGTTCCGGATGAAAAATACGAGGAGTTAACAACGCAAACAGACAATGGTCAAATTATCGCAAGCGATCTCCAATTTGAATCAGTCAATATTAAGTCAGATAATGGGAAAATCGTATTAGAGGATCTGGAAAGTAAGAAGGTCAATGTAAAAACAAATAATGGGAAAATGGATTTTCACAATGTAACTGGTGATATAGAAGCCAAATCTGATAATGGTCAAATTTCGATGGTGACGGATAACCTAGACCGATCCATATCCTTAGAAACAGATAATGGACTTATTAGTATTCGTTCGACCAATGAACCAAAGAACGCAACAATTCATGCCGATGTAGATAACGGTAGAATTGATATTTTTGGTTCTTCTAACGAAGAAACAATTTTTGGAAATGGTAAGAATATGATTAGTATAAAAACGGATAATGGGGTAATTTCGGTGAAAAAGGGAAATTAA
- a CDS encoding cytochrome-c oxidase: MAVRLIQISVVYFAIGVSLGMYMSMAHDYALTGVHVHINLLGWVSFALAGVVYHLFPAISKNMYAKLHFWSGNIGIPLMMIGLTVLILAEAEQATIFVAIGGVLVVFSVIMFAINVLQNVRA; this comes from the coding sequence ATGGCAGTAAGGTTGATTCAAATTTCGGTTGTTTATTTTGCAATTGGGGTTAGTTTAGGAATGTACATGTCTATGGCTCATGATTATGCATTAACAGGTGTTCATGTACACATAAATTTATTAGGCTGGGTTTCGTTTGCACTTGCTGGGGTTGTATATCATCTATTTCCTGCAATTTCTAAAAATATGTATGCAAAACTGCATTTTTGGAGTGGAAATATAGGTATTCCATTAATGATGATTGGGCTAACTGTTTTAATATTAGCAGAAGCCGAGCAAGCTACGATATTTGTTGCGATAGGCGGGGTTTTAGTAGTGTTTAGTGTAATCATGTTCGCTATTAACGTATTACAAAATGTGAGAGCATAA
- a CDS encoding tetratricopeptide repeat protein, which translates to MQKEIEQAIILRNNGMKKQSNELLLQLVEKYPNNANILYQCGWSFDVLGEETKAVPYYKKAIELGLPKDEMEGALIGLGSTYRALGDYKKSKQVFMQGMELFPNNKAIQVFYAITLYNLSEHSKATELLLDVILETTDDKQILAYEKALRFYSNHLDEVWK; encoded by the coding sequence ATGCAAAAGGAAATAGAGCAAGCGATTATTTTGAGGAATAATGGAATGAAAAAACAATCAAACGAACTACTGCTACAGTTAGTAGAAAAATACCCAAATAACGCAAATATCCTCTACCAATGTGGTTGGAGCTTTGATGTTTTAGGAGAAGAAACAAAAGCTGTACCATACTACAAAAAAGCGATTGAACTCGGCCTTCCAAAGGATGAAATGGAAGGGGCCCTAATTGGATTGGGTAGCACATATAGAGCACTAGGTGATTATAAGAAATCGAAGCAAGTATTTATGCAAGGGATGGAACTATTTCCGAATAATAAAGCTATTCAAGTATTCTACGCCATCACTTTGTATAATCTTAGCGAACATTCAAAGGCTACCGAGTTATTGTTGGATGTAATATTGGAAACGACTGATGATAAACAGATTCTTGCTTACGAAAAAGCATTAAGATTTTACTCTAACCATCTTGATGAGGTTTGGAAATAA
- a CDS encoding GNAT family N-acetyltransferase yields the protein MKIYISPPTNLEELAFFLEVINKDDYSHIGYCGENKKEIYETLTNDFSDIDLMKSLVVACVDDNIIGALGFDIDEESKSAEVWGPFIKNGEIFPQIANDLWEALEDTIPFELNEYQFFVNEKNTSVRQFIENKNGVENGHHLILKAERNSLTNGQDIHIKTYESSFHKSFSDLHNLAFPNTYYSSEQILSRISENNQLFVIQDNNVVKGYVYVEAIPLHGEGAIEFIAVSPDYRGQGIATKLMQAALHHLFSFETIDEITLSVGANNKAAIALYMASGFQVKHTLIAYKR from the coding sequence ATGAAAATCTATATCAGCCCCCCTACGAATTTAGAGGAGTTAGCTTTTTTCTTAGAGGTTATAAACAAAGATGACTACTCCCATATTGGATATTGCGGGGAAAATAAAAAGGAAATTTATGAAACTCTAACAAACGATTTCTCAGATATTGACTTGATGAAATCCCTTGTAGTTGCCTGTGTTGATGACAATATAATAGGTGCACTTGGATTTGACATAGATGAAGAAAGTAAAAGTGCTGAGGTTTGGGGTCCGTTTATTAAAAATGGTGAAATATTTCCTCAAATAGCAAATGATCTATGGGAAGCATTAGAGGATACTATTCCATTTGAACTAAACGAGTACCAGTTTTTTGTAAATGAAAAAAATACTTCAGTTAGGCAATTTATTGAAAATAAAAATGGAGTAGAAAATGGACATCATCTTATCTTAAAGGCAGAAAGAAATAGTCTAACGAATGGACAAGATATACATATTAAAACTTATGAATCTTCCTTTCACAAATCTTTTAGCGACCTTCATAATCTTGCTTTTCCAAATACGTATTATAGTAGTGAGCAGATTCTTTCGCGAATTAGTGAAAACAATCAATTATTCGTCATCCAAGACAACAATGTGGTAAAAGGATACGTTTATGTGGAGGCTATTCCACTTCACGGAGAAGGAGCAATTGAATTTATTGCTGTTTCGCCAGATTATCGGGGTCAAGGAATAGCAACAAAGTTAATGCAAGCTGCTCTTCATCATTTATTTTCATTTGAAACAATCGATGAAATTACATTAAGTGTAGGGGCTAACAACAAAGCTGCAATTGCTCTATATATGGCATCTGGATTTCAAGTAAAACATACTCTGATTGCATATAAAAGATAG
- a CDS encoding ClbS/DfsB family four-helix bundle protein yields MIAVSEKEILLLNSGKNFKSLLEIIESVPSRKRGTSIETQERDKNFRDVLMHLYEWHVMLERWYREGMSGDIPFMPAPGYKWSSIKLLNMQIWENYQNVTLNQAIKKLMLSHERIMDLIKSHTNEEIMTKKYYKWTKTSNLYSYFAANTTNHYIWAIKKCEVIAKSI; encoded by the coding sequence ATGATAGCAGTAAGTGAAAAAGAAATTCTATTACTGAATAGCGGCAAAAATTTTAAATCATTACTTGAAATAATTGAATCTGTACCCAGCAGAAAAAGGGGCACTTCTATTGAAACTCAAGAAAGAGATAAGAATTTTCGAGATGTATTAATGCATCTGTATGAATGGCATGTAATGCTTGAGAGATGGTATAGGGAAGGTATGAGTGGAGATATTCCTTTTATGCCAGCACCAGGTTATAAATGGAGTTCTATCAAGTTACTAAATATGCAAATTTGGGAAAACTATCAAAATGTAACATTAAACCAAGCTATAAAAAAATTGATGTTAAGCCATGAAAGGATAATGGATTTAATTAAATCACATACCAATGAAGAAATCATGACAAAAAAATACTATAAGTGGACAAAAACAAGTAATTTATATAGCTATTTTGCAGCAAACACTACCAATCATTACATTTGGGCTATAAAAAAATGTGAAGTTATTGCAAAGTCTATATAA
- a CDS encoding cupin domain-containing protein, whose translation MEFYNFSKDSGKKISKFNSNFIMSRVIQTDQATNIGYMHLDANGIVGYHQAVVPQLLVVINGEGLVCNDKENYIKVQPGDAVFWEKDEWHETKSENGLNAIVIESVELNPSLFMPIKK comes from the coding sequence ATGGAGTTTTATAATTTTAGTAAAGATAGTGGTAAGAAGATTTCAAAGTTCAATTCAAATTTTATTATGTCTCGTGTTATTCAAACAGATCAAGCAACTAATATAGGATATATGCACTTAGACGCAAATGGGATTGTAGGGTACCACCAAGCAGTAGTACCTCAACTTTTGGTTGTTATAAATGGAGAAGGGCTTGTTTGCAATGATAAGGAAAATTATATAAAAGTTCAGCCTGGAGATGCTGTATTTTGGGAAAAAGATGAATGGCATGAAACTAAATCAGAGAATGGGTTAAATGCTATTGTAATTGAAAGTGTTGAGTTAAATCCTTCTTTATTTATGCCAATAAAGAAATAG
- a CDS encoding DHA2 family efflux MFS transporter permease subunit produces MQNEISSSTQKLLLIIMITGTFFSTLNQTLLNVAFSDLMVVFDVNTATIQWLATGFMLVNGVLVPITAFLMKRFSTRQLFISSLLFLLIGSIVAACANNFGILLTGRMIQAVGAGIIIPLMMTVIVYLYPAEKRGEIMGKIGFAIIFAPAIAPTLAGFILEYLSWRWLFIIMIPFVAVIIILAKKYLVNVTETSKVKLDIVSVIYSTIGFGFVLFGFSSAGSRGWDDFIVVTSIVGGLLVTILFCHRQIKSTEPLLNLNVFKFKIFTMTTVINIVITILMYADLILLPIYLQDGRGFTALEAGLLLLPGAIINAMLSPVTGKLFDKFGAKPLFILGTGLIAISMLAVIDLSTETTTAYILVRTILLRIGLAFITMPLNTAALNALPRELASHGSAINNTVRQLAGAIGTAVIMTIYTIQLLNVSLESMTGYISAASKTYFYMFVISMIAFVITWFTPKKTS; encoded by the coding sequence ATGCAAAATGAAATATCGAGTAGTACCCAAAAATTGCTTCTTATCATAATGATAACGGGGACTTTTTTTTCTACGTTAAATCAAACATTGTTAAATGTTGCATTTAGTGATTTAATGGTGGTTTTTGATGTAAATACCGCAACGATTCAATGGTTAGCAACAGGCTTTATGCTTGTAAACGGTGTGTTAGTACCTATTACAGCGTTCTTAATGAAACGTTTTTCGACACGTCAATTATTTATAAGTTCATTGTTATTTTTACTAATAGGCTCTATTGTTGCAGCATGTGCGAATAATTTCGGCATATTATTAACAGGTAGAATGATTCAAGCAGTAGGTGCTGGAATTATTATCCCACTAATGATGACTGTAATAGTTTATCTATACCCGGCTGAAAAACGTGGAGAGATTATGGGAAAGATTGGCTTCGCAATTATTTTTGCACCAGCAATTGCACCAACATTAGCGGGATTTATTCTAGAGTATTTATCTTGGCGATGGTTATTTATCATCATGATTCCATTCGTAGCAGTAATTATCATTCTAGCTAAAAAATATTTAGTTAATGTAACTGAAACGTCAAAAGTAAAGCTAGACATAGTAAGTGTGATTTATTCAACTATTGGCTTTGGGTTTGTTCTTTTTGGCTTTAGTAGTGCAGGCAGCCGAGGATGGGATGATTTTATCGTCGTTACATCAATTGTTGGAGGTTTGCTCGTAACGATTTTGTTCTGTCACCGACAAATAAAGTCTACTGAGCCTTTATTGAATTTAAATGTTTTCAAATTTAAAATATTTACGATGACGACGGTAATTAATATTGTAATTACAATTTTAATGTATGCTGATTTAATATTACTGCCGATTTATTTGCAGGATGGACGAGGATTTACAGCACTTGAAGCTGGATTGTTATTATTACCGGGTGCCATTATCAATGCTATGCTTTCCCCGGTAACCGGTAAGCTATTCGATAAATTTGGGGCAAAACCATTATTCATACTAGGTACAGGTTTAATCGCGATATCGATGCTTGCAGTTATTGATTTATCAACAGAAACAACAACAGCATATATTTTAGTTCGTACAATTTTATTGCGTATTGGTTTAGCGTTTATTACGATGCCGTTAAACACAGCTGCTTTAAATGCATTACCTAGAGAATTAGCCTCTCATGGATCGGCGATTAATAATACAGTGCGCCAGCTAGCTGGAGCAATTGGTACAGCAGTTATTATGACGATTTATACTATTCAATTATTGAATGTTTCTTTAGAATCTATGACAGGTTATATTAGTGCTGCGAGTAAAACGTACTTCTATATGTTTGTTATCTCTATGATAGCGTTCGTTATCACATGGTTTACCCCTAAAAAGACAAGTTAA
- a CDS encoding TetR-like C-terminal domain-containing protein: protein MTLKEDPRTIRTQEMLKDALLTLLQEGYSLHQISIHKLTQRAKLNRTTFYLHYQNINELKEHLTNDILQVLTDKIENLTSIFDRNRKEHLIQLLDYLLDQRNHILALVQFEQIEKHLLFLMKDLIVTRRNQSKNIGRKIIVDPDIKTASIIGVIMWWLKDGLHLDSSYIAEQINLMYRS from the coding sequence ATGACTTTGAAAGAAGATCCTCGTACCATTCGTACACAGGAAATGCTTAAAGATGCCTTACTAACACTATTACAAGAAGGTTACTCGCTACACCAAATTTCTATTCATAAATTAACGCAGAGAGCAAAATTGAATCGAACCACCTTTTATTTACACTATCAAAATATTAATGAGTTAAAGGAACATTTAACAAATGATATTTTACAAGTGCTAACTGATAAAATAGAAAATTTGACTTCCATTTTTGATAGAAATCGAAAAGAGCACTTAATACAGCTTTTGGATTATCTTCTTGACCAAAGGAATCATATACTTGCTTTAGTACAGTTTGAACAAATTGAGAAACATTTACTTTTTTTGATGAAAGATTTAATAGTAACCCGCAGAAATCAATCTAAGAATATAGGAAGAAAAATCATTGTTGATCCAGATATTAAAACTGCCTCTATTATCGGCGTCATTATGTGGTGGTTAAAAGATGGCTTACACCTGGATTCATCATATATTGCAGAGCAGATTAATCTTATGTATCGATCATAA
- a CDS encoding GNAT family N-acetyltransferase: MTMYIQKCTLEDSRKLQEVSYETFNETFKHQNSSENMNAYLERAFNLKQLEKELFNIYSEFFLVYLNKEIAGYLKVNTNAAQSEKMGDESLEIERIYIKNEFQKHGLGKYLLSKAIEIALERSKAKIWLGVWEKNENAIAFYKKMGFVQNGSHSFYMGDDEQIDLIMTKTLI; this comes from the coding sequence ATGACTATGTATATACAAAAGTGTACCCTGGAAGATTCACGTAAACTTCAAGAAGTTAGTTATGAAACATTTAATGAGACATTTAAGCATCAGAATTCATCCGAAAATATGAATGCCTATTTGGAAAGGGCATTCAACTTAAAACAATTAGAAAAAGAATTATTCAACATTTATTCGGAATTCTTTTTAGTTTATCTTAATAAGGAAATCGCTGGATACTTAAAGGTCAATACAAATGCTGCTCAGTCTGAAAAAATGGGTGATGAATCACTTGAAATCGAGAGAATTTATATAAAGAACGAGTTTCAAAAACATGGGCTTGGTAAATATCTGCTAAGTAAAGCTATAGAAATTGCGTTGGAACGTAGTAAAGCGAAAATCTGGTTAGGCGTTTGGGAGAAAAATGAAAATGCTATAGCTTTTTATAAGAAAATGGGGTTTGTTCAAAATGGTTCCCACTCTTTTTATATGGGTGATGATGAACAAATAGACTTAATAATGACCAAAACACTTATTTAA
- a CDS encoding MarR family winged helix-turn-helix transcriptional regulator — protein MKEILREIGMIARALDSVSNIEFKEFDLTKGQYLYLVRICECPGIIQEKLAEMIKVDRTTAARAIKKLEINGFIEKKEDKHNKKIKKLFPTEKGKNVYPLIKRENDYSNIVALEGFSEIEVENIFNLLYRVRRNIEKDWEFVKKGNKRNY, from the coding sequence ATGAAGGAAATTCTTCGAGAAATTGGAATGATAGCACGGGCATTAGATTCTGTAAGTAATATAGAATTTAAAGAATTCGACCTTACAAAAGGGCAATACTTGTACCTTGTGCGAATATGTGAATGTCCAGGAATCATTCAAGAAAAGTTAGCTGAGATGATAAAAGTCGATCGGACAACAGCAGCTCGCGCTATAAAGAAGCTTGAAATTAATGGTTTTATTGAAAAGAAAGAAGATAAGCATAACAAAAAAATTAAAAAACTATTTCCAACTGAGAAAGGGAAAAATGTTTACCCTCTGATAAAAAGAGAAAATGATTATTCCAATATCGTTGCATTAGAGGGATTTTCCGAGATAGAAGTAGAGAACATTTTCAATCTTCTATATAGAGTAAGAAGAAATATAGAAAAAGACTGGGAATTTGTAAAAAAAGGAAACAAAAGAAATTATTAA